From the Nodularia sp. NIES-3585 genome, one window contains:
- a CDS encoding DUF262 domain-containing protein, translating to MNYDIETSESPRLEVEYYGADFPVDTLVKRMEEEEFIIPGFQRKYVWKEEEASRFIETLLLGLPSPALFLAKDKFSKKYLVIDGQQRLKTLQYFFQKSFPNGKVFKLKGVVPQLEGLTYSTLPPSERRELDNAIIHCIIISENYDPRGMFYLFERLNTTGTPLKAQEIRNALYHGSFSELLQDLSRNETWRELYGKDDIRANEQEHILRFLALHFDLEKYSGDMTNFLNQFMLKNKDLDKISENEIKNIFFNTISFLKNCIGNKVFYENKLFNILFDSVMLLTAQELKKGLECSKFKKFYELLIKDKHFWSFAQPSTTSKKKLMTRLEYVRELYRNTQL from the coding sequence ATGAACTACGATATAGAAACAAGCGAAAGTCCAAGGCTAGAAGTAGAGTATTACGGTGCTGATTTTCCTGTTGATACATTAGTGAAACGGATGGAAGAAGAAGAATTTATTATTCCAGGGTTTCAGAGAAAGTATGTTTGGAAAGAAGAAGAAGCATCACGTTTTATTGAAACTTTGCTACTTGGTCTTCCTAGTCCTGCACTCTTTCTCGCTAAAGATAAGTTTTCTAAAAAATATCTGGTTATAGATGGACAGCAACGGCTGAAAACTTTGCAGTATTTCTTTCAAAAATCTTTTCCTAATGGGAAAGTATTTAAGCTTAAAGGTGTCGTCCCACAGTTAGAAGGCTTAACTTATTCCACATTACCTCCATCGGAGCGACGTGAGCTTGATAATGCCATAATCCACTGCATAATCATATCTGAAAATTATGATCCACGTGGAATGTTTTATCTATTTGAACGACTTAATACTACTGGAACTCCCTTAAAAGCACAGGAAATTCGGAATGCTCTTTATCATGGTTCTTTTAGCGAACTCCTTCAAGATTTATCAAGAAATGAAACCTGGAGAGAGCTTTATGGTAAGGATGATATTCGGGCTAATGAACAAGAGCATATTTTGAGATTCTTGGCTCTACATTTCGATTTAGAAAAATATTCAGGCGACATGACCAATTTTCTTAATCAATTTATGTTAAAAAACAAAGACTTAGATAAAATTTCTGAGAATGAGATAAAAAATATATTTTTCAATACAATATCTTTCCTGAAAAATTGTATAGGAAATAAAGTTTTTTATGAGAACAAATTATTCAACATTCTTTTTGATAGCGTGATGCTTCTAACTGCTCAAGAGTTGAAAAAAGGTTTGGAATGTTCAAAATTCAAAAAGTTTTACGAATTGCTGATTAAAGACAAGCATTTTTGGTCATTTGCTCAACCCTCGACCACAAGTAAAAAAAAGCTCATGACGAGGCTGGAGTATGTGAGAGAGCTTTATAGAAATACGCAGTTATGA
- a CDS encoding MotA/TolQ/ExbB proton channel family protein, with amino-acid sequence MDILDLFEKGGPAMWPLLVLSVLSISVIFERLWFWLRIMTQEKEIVDRVLKAAQDSWEVAANIARNASHQPVGRFLYAPLSYPKRDPETFRLALESTAEDELAGMRRGEKLLEAIIALSPLLGLLGTVLGLIQSLRSIRIGDLGTESTAGVTTGIGESLISTATGLIVAIISLVFYRLFQSFVVDQVKIFRKAGNEMELLYRQSPPDYDKIASVIVGESSRESANPPRKRDKKPFPKPPEAPNNTPDSFDPIDTEK; translated from the coding sequence GTGGATATTTTAGATTTGTTTGAAAAGGGTGGCCCAGCCATGTGGCCCCTGCTTGTTTTGTCAGTTCTGTCTATAAGTGTGATTTTCGAGCGTCTGTGGTTCTGGTTGCGAATCATGACTCAAGAAAAGGAAATAGTGGATCGTGTCCTCAAAGCTGCTCAGGATAGTTGGGAAGTAGCTGCGAATATTGCCAGAAATGCCAGCCATCAGCCTGTGGGACGGTTTCTCTATGCCCCCTTAAGCTACCCGAAACGTGATCCGGAAACCTTTCGACTAGCACTGGAGTCCACCGCTGAAGATGAATTAGCGGGAATGCGCCGGGGTGAAAAACTTTTGGAAGCCATCATCGCCCTCTCACCTCTGTTGGGATTGCTGGGTACGGTTTTGGGTTTGATTCAGTCTTTGCGTTCAATTCGCATTGGCGATTTGGGTACTGAGTCTACCGCTGGTGTGACTACTGGTATTGGTGAATCTTTAATCAGTACCGCTACTGGATTGATTGTTGCGATTATCAGTTTGGTATTTTATCGCCTCTTTCAAAGTTTTGTAGTTGACCAAGTTAAAATTTTTCGCAAAGCGGGAAATGAGATGGAGTTGTTATATCGTCAGTCTCCGCCTGATTATGACAAAATTGCCTCAGTTATCGTGGGGGAATCTTCACGAGAAAGTGCTAATCCTCCCCGCAAGCGAGATAAAAAACCGTTTCCTAAACCTCCTGAAGCACCAAATAATACACCTGATTCCTTCGATCCTATAGATACTGAGAAATAG
- a CDS encoding biopolymer transporter ExbD, whose translation MKVNLQTPVEEAQIQILPLIDVVFCILTFFLLAALQFTRQQAINIDLPKASTSTVSGVASQSATRIVTIDAVGNLYIEKQPVQRDQLAQGLRQYLQANPSGTLVLNASRTSTYNDVVEILDLMRQVGGDRVSLGIIPGPSQRLNDSFNPPNFPMSPGEVPAPVPEFNPDMMSPVLPNESAPQIPVAPETNPAP comes from the coding sequence ATGAAAGTTAATCTGCAAACTCCAGTTGAAGAAGCACAAATTCAAATCCTTCCTTTAATTGATGTTGTTTTTTGTATTCTGACGTTTTTTCTGTTAGCAGCTTTGCAATTTACTCGACAACAGGCAATTAATATTGATTTGCCCAAAGCTAGTACAAGTACAGTTTCTGGTGTCGCGTCACAAAGTGCCACTCGAATTGTCACTATTGATGCTGTTGGTAATCTTTACATAGAAAAACAGCCTGTACAGCGAGATCAGTTAGCACAAGGCTTAAGGCAATATCTCCAAGCTAACCCCAGTGGGACTTTAGTGCTAAATGCATCAAGAACGTCAACCTACAATGATGTGGTGGAAATCTTAGATTTGATGCGGCAAGTGGGTGGCGATCGCGTATCCTTGGGAATTATACCCGGACCATCTCAACGACTCAACGACTCATTTAATCCACCTAATTTTCCCATGAGTCCCGGAGAAGTACCTGCACCAGTTCCGGAGTTTAATCCTGATATGATGTCTCCCGTTTTACCCAACGAATCAGCGCCCCAAATACCTGTAGCACCTGAAACAAATCCTGCCCCTTAA
- a CDS encoding phage holin family protein: MNIVTLLIVWVVTSISLLIISRLPFGVEVDSPQKAFFAAAVLGIVTAVVRPILSLIFTLPDLLTLNLLSGIFTFMIAVVCFSIAAWLVEGFRLRFGIWSAVLGAFALTIINSLIYKLLGV; this comes from the coding sequence ATGAATATTGTGACGCTTTTAATTGTTTGGGTAGTAACATCTATCAGCTTGTTGATTATTAGTAGGCTGCCCTTCGGAGTTGAGGTTGACTCTCCACAAAAAGCCTTTTTTGCGGCGGCAGTTCTCGGTATTGTCACAGCAGTAGTGAGACCAATTTTAAGCCTCATATTTACATTACCAGACTTACTTACTCTTAACTTGTTATCCGGCATTTTCACTTTTATGATTGCCGTTGTGTGTTTTAGTATCGCGGCTTGGTTAGTTGAGGGGTTTCGCCTACGTTTTGGCATCTGGAGTGCTGTACTAGGGGCTTTTGCCCTAACGATCATCAACAGCCTAATTTACAAATTGTTAGGGGTGTAA
- the psb29 gene encoding photosystem II biogenesis protein Psp29, whose translation MNNVRTVSDTKRAFYSLHTRPINTIYRRVVEELMVEMHLLSVNSGFTYNPIYALGVVTSFDRFMEGYLPERDQESIFQSLCQALEQDPQRYRQDAERLQAIAKDLPGNDLIAWLSQTTHLDRDPDLQAQLQAIANNPEFKYSRLFAVGLFSLLEQSDPELVKDEKQRTEAFKAIAAGLHLSDEKLSKDLELYSSNLEKMAQALIVMADMLSADRKKREQRQQQTSTPVAPPTE comes from the coding sequence GTGAATAACGTCCGTACTGTTTCAGATACAAAGCGAGCTTTTTACTCTCTTCACACCCGACCAATTAACACAATTTATCGTCGGGTGGTAGAAGAGTTGATGGTAGAAATGCATCTACTATCAGTCAATAGCGGTTTTACCTACAATCCAATTTATGCCTTGGGTGTCGTCACAAGCTTTGACCGCTTTATGGAAGGCTACCTCCCAGAACGGGATCAGGAATCGATTTTCCAATCCTTATGTCAAGCTTTAGAACAAGACCCGCAACGCTACCGTCAGGATGCTGAACGGCTACAAGCTATAGCTAAAGACCTACCAGGGAATGATTTAATTGCATGGTTAAGCCAAACGACTCATTTGGATCGAGATCCTGACTTGCAAGCACAATTGCAAGCGATCGCTAACAATCCTGAGTTTAAATACAGCCGTTTATTTGCAGTTGGTTTATTCTCGTTGTTAGAACAGTCCGATCCTGAATTAGTTAAGGATGAAAAGCAACGGACTGAAGCATTCAAAGCTATTGCGGCTGGCTTACATCTATCTGATGAAAAACTCAGCAAGGATTTGGAACTATACAGTTCTAACCTAGAAAAGATGGCTCAAGCGCTGATAGTTATGGCAGATATGCTCTCAGCTGATCGCAAAAAACGCGAACAGCGTCAACAACAAACAAGTACCCCAGTTGCTCCCCCAACTGAATAA
- a CDS encoding chromophore lyase CpcT/CpeT, with amino-acid sequence MSFSPNLIALGQYLAGKFDNREQALADSAWFVHLHLWQRPVDLFTEDSITLFAEQANIVKLDHPYRQRIMRLMSGSSSDAPLQLQYYMFKDPSAFSGAGDNPALLKALTVDQLDLLPGCILTVTQQTLAANSYKFTATQPPNTRCCFTYLNQTVQVSLGFEATAAEFNSYDKGIDSDTGKATWGAILGPYRYTKREQY; translated from the coding sequence ATGAGTTTTTCGCCAAATTTAATTGCCTTGGGTCAGTATTTAGCTGGTAAATTTGATAATCGAGAACAAGCTTTAGCAGATTCCGCTTGGTTTGTCCATCTACATCTTTGGCAAAGACCAGTGGATCTGTTTACAGAAGACAGTATCACCTTGTTTGCCGAGCAAGCTAATATTGTCAAATTAGACCATCCCTATCGCCAGCGAATTATGCGGTTGATGTCGGGAAGCAGTTCTGATGCACCCTTGCAGCTACAATACTATATGTTTAAAGATCCTAGTGCCTTTAGTGGTGCAGGTGATAATCCGGCTTTACTCAAAGCATTGACGGTGGATCAATTAGATTTACTACCAGGCTGCATCCTCACAGTTACCCAACAAACACTAGCTGCCAACAGCTATAAGTTTACTGCTACTCAACCTCCAAATACTCGTTGCTGCTTTACTTATCTCAACCAGACTGTCCAAGTTTCTTTGGGATTTGAAGCCACAGCCGCAGAATTTAATAGCTACGATAAAGGAATTGACTCGGATACTGGAAAAGCAACCTGGGGAGCAATATTAGGGCCTTATCGCTACACCAAGCGAGAACAATATTGA
- a CDS encoding STAS domain-containing protein — protein sequence MIHIEQTTYTTQDDNTVIVLTPAGRLDITTAWQFRLKLQECISKLSHHVVVNLGQVNFIDSSGLTSLVAGMRDADKVKGSFRICNVHPEAKLVFEVTMMDTVFEIFETQEEALEGVPRNIAS from the coding sequence GTGATTCACATAGAACAAACCACCTATACAACCCAAGACGACAATACCGTTATTGTCTTAACACCAGCCGGACGCTTAGACATCACCACAGCTTGGCAGTTTCGTTTGAAGTTACAGGAATGTATTTCTAAACTCAGTCACCATGTTGTTGTCAATCTCGGTCAGGTAAATTTTATTGATAGTTCTGGTCTCACGTCTTTGGTAGCGGGGATGCGTGATGCTGATAAAGTTAAAGGCAGTTTCCGCATCTGCAATGTACATCCAGAAGCAAAACTTGTGTTTGAAGTGACAATGATGGATACAGTATTTGAAATCTTTGAAACCCAAGAGGAAGCTTTAGAAGGTGTACCCCGTAATATTGCTAGTTGA
- the hemF gene encoding oxygen-dependent coproporphyrinogen oxidase yields MLTNSQMPTVEAASSSKFLPPTEAKTRVRQFMQRLQDDISQQLTELDGVAKFNEDGWERPEGGGGRSRILRDGAIFEQAGVGFSEVWGDSLPPSILAQRPDAEGHSFYVTGTSMVLHPRNPYVPTVHLNYRYFEAGPVWWFGGGVDLTPYYPFAEDAKHLHQTLKQACDKHNPEYYPVFKRWCDEYFYLKHRNETRGVGGLFFDYQHSESGLYGGTNPHGAAAAYSNQVGKPAPRTWEELFAFVQDCGGAFLPAYVPIVKRRHGMEYGDRERNFQLYRRGRYVEFNLVYDRGTLFGLQTNGRTESILMSLPPLVRWEYGYKPEPNTPEAELYETFLKPQDWANWTPSA; encoded by the coding sequence ATGTTGACTAACTCGCAAATGCCAACTGTAGAAGCAGCATCATCATCTAAGTTTTTACCACCGACTGAGGCTAAGACTAGGGTTCGTCAGTTTATGCAACGGTTGCAAGACGACATTTCTCAACAGTTGACGGAACTAGATGGTGTCGCTAAGTTTAACGAAGATGGTTGGGAACGCCCAGAAGGTGGTGGTGGGCGATCGCGCATATTACGCGATGGGGCTATCTTTGAACAAGCAGGTGTAGGTTTTTCGGAAGTGTGGGGAGATAGTCTGCCGCCTTCTATTTTAGCCCAACGACCAGATGCAGAAGGACACAGCTTTTATGTGACTGGCACTTCCATGGTATTACACCCACGCAATCCTTATGTGCCTACAGTCCATCTGAATTATCGCTATTTTGAAGCTGGGCCAGTCTGGTGGTTTGGTGGTGGTGTGGATTTGACACCCTATTACCCTTTTGCCGAAGATGCAAAACATTTACATCAAACTCTGAAACAGGCTTGCGACAAGCATAACCCAGAGTATTATCCAGTGTTTAAACGCTGGTGTGATGAATATTTCTACCTCAAGCATCGGAATGAGACACGGGGTGTCGGTGGTCTATTTTTTGATTATCAACACAGTGAAAGTGGTTTGTATGGTGGGACAAATCCTCATGGGGCGGCGGCTGCATACAGTAACCAGGTGGGAAAACCAGCACCACGCACTTGGGAAGAATTGTTTGCTTTTGTCCAAGACTGTGGGGGAGCATTTTTACCTGCTTATGTGCCAATTGTCAAACGGCGACATGGGATGGAATATGGCGATCGCGAACGGAATTTCCAACTGTATCGTCGCGGCAGGTATGTAGAATTTAACTTGGTTTATGACCGAGGCACGCTTTTTGGACTACAAACCAACGGACGCACAGAATCTATTTTGATGTCTTTACCCCCCTTGGTGCGTTGGGAATACGGTTATAAACCAGAACCTAATACTCCAGAAGCCGAGTTGTATGAAACCTTCCTCAAACCTCAAGATTGGGCAAATTGGACACCCAGTGCTTAA
- a CDS encoding polyketide cyclase / dehydrase and lipid transport, which produces MRSWLSKFIHRKHRRFCASLVRTYREISSASVDEMWLKVVDLTDVSWHPLLKSTNVPYGLVPKPGLIYQAITRFSPIPIRIFVERVQPNEMLSIRVMAIPGVEERVTYRLESTVCGTCVSYSVTLRGWLSPLIWSLSRPYADRVARSLVESVENTALRTVSVQKNSLF; this is translated from the coding sequence ATGCGAAGTTGGTTATCCAAATTCATCCACCGCAAACATCGTCGGTTTTGCGCTTCTCTGGTAAGGACGTATAGAGAAATTAGTTCGGCTTCTGTAGATGAAATGTGGCTCAAGGTAGTTGACTTAACAGACGTTTCCTGGCATCCACTGCTCAAAAGTACCAACGTTCCCTATGGATTAGTACCCAAACCCGGATTGATTTACCAAGCTATCACACGCTTTTCCCCCATTCCCATCCGGATTTTCGTAGAGCGTGTTCAACCTAACGAAATGTTAAGTATCCGAGTCATGGCGATTCCTGGAGTCGAAGAACGGGTTACTTACCGATTAGAATCAACAGTTTGTGGAACTTGTGTGTCTTATTCGGTAACCCTCCGGGGTTGGTTATCGCCCCTGATTTGGTCATTATCCCGCCCTTATGCAGATCGTGTGGCACGTTCCCTCGTCGAATCGGTAGAAAACACTGCATTACGAACGGTGTCAGTCCAGAAAAATTCACTTTTTTAG
- a CDS encoding Mrp/NBP35 family ATP-binding protein yields the protein MYDVLDSGSVLEVLRPVEDPELRKSLVELNMIRNVKIDAGKVSFTLVLTTPACPLREFIVEDCKKAVKKLPGVTEVSVDVTAETPQQKSLPDRTGITGVKNIFAVSSGKGGVGKSTVAVNVAVALAQTGAKVGLLDADIYGPNDPTMLGLADAEIVVRSTDKGDILEPAFNHGVKLVSMGFLIDRDQPVVWRGPMLNGVIRQFLYQVEWGELDYLIVDMPPGTGDAQLTLTQSVPMSGAVIVTTPQNVALLDSRKGLRMFQQMNVPVLGIVENMSYFIPPDMPDKQYDIFGSGGGSKTAAELGVPLLGCIPLEISTRVGGDSGVPIVVADPDSASAKALKAIALNIAGKISVAALT from the coding sequence ATGTACGATGTTCTCGATTCCGGCTCAGTCTTAGAAGTTTTGCGACCAGTGGAAGACCCAGAACTCCGCAAGAGTTTGGTGGAACTGAATATGATTCGCAATGTCAAAATTGATGCTGGCAAGGTTAGCTTCACTTTGGTGTTAACTACACCCGCTTGTCCCTTACGCGAATTTATAGTTGAAGATTGTAAAAAAGCTGTTAAAAAGCTACCTGGTGTTACAGAGGTAAGCGTAGATGTAACAGCAGAAACACCCCAACAAAAATCTTTACCTGACCGGACTGGGATTACTGGGGTGAAAAATATTTTTGCTGTTTCCAGTGGTAAAGGCGGTGTTGGTAAAAGCACGGTAGCTGTGAATGTTGCTGTGGCTTTAGCTCAAACAGGGGCTAAAGTGGGATTACTCGATGCCGATATTTACGGCCCCAATGACCCGACTATGCTGGGGCTCGCTGATGCGGAAATTGTGGTGCGTTCCACAGACAAAGGTGACATTCTCGAACCTGCTTTTAATCACGGAGTCAAGTTAGTCTCAATGGGCTTTTTGATTGACCGAGATCAGCCAGTGGTTTGGCGCGGTCCCATGCTCAATGGTGTAATTCGCCAGTTTCTCTATCAAGTGGAATGGGGAGAACTGGATTATTTAATTGTGGATATGCCACCGGGAACTGGTGACGCTCAATTAACTTTAACCCAATCAGTACCGATGTCAGGGGCAGTAATTGTGACTACACCGCAAAATGTCGCCCTGTTAGATTCACGTAAAGGTTTGCGGATGTTCCAGCAAATGAATGTACCTGTTTTGGGAATAGTAGAAAATATGAGCTACTTTATTCCGCCTGATATGCCAGATAAGCAGTATGACATCTTTGGTTCTGGTGGTGGTTCCAAAACAGCAGCTGAGTTGGGAGTGCCTTTGCTGGGGTGCATTCCACTGGAGATTTCTACGAGAGTAGGCGGTGATAGTGGTGTGCCAATAGTTGTTGCTGACCCTGATTCAGCTTCGGCAAAAGCATTAAAAGCGATCGCACTCAATATCGCAGGTAAAATATCAGTTGCAGCCCTGACATAA
- the rodA gene encoding rod shape-determining protein RodA, protein MLLKRSRPKATWKYWFKPWQQVDWLLFCLAIGLSLFGGLMILSTELTQPVADWWAHWLVAGIGVLIALFLARTRYENLIQWHWVTYALTNISLIAVMIIGTSAKGAQRWITIGDFNVQPSEFAKIGIIITLAAVLHKRTASTLESVFRALAITAIPWALIFLQPDLATSLVFGAIVLGMLYWANAHPGWLILMISPIISAILFSISWPLSEPIVLFNTISFGLLGLVWVVAMGILGWQTLPWRRFGLSGIGASALNLLGGELGVFAWNHILKDYQKDRLTVFLKPGYDILGVGYHQHQSRIAIGAGEVWGWGLFKGPMTQLNFVPEQHTDFIFSAVGEEFGFVGCLVVLFIFCLICFRLLRIAETAKDNFGSLLAIGVLSMIVFQLIINVGMTVGLAPVAGIPLPWMSYGRSAMLTNFIALGLVESVANFRQRQKYY, encoded by the coding sequence ATGTTATTAAAACGTTCGCGCCCCAAAGCTACCTGGAAATATTGGTTTAAGCCCTGGCAACAAGTAGATTGGTTATTATTCTGTCTGGCTATTGGTCTGAGTCTGTTTGGTGGCCTGATGATCCTGAGTACGGAACTAACGCAACCAGTGGCTGACTGGTGGGCGCACTGGCTGGTGGCTGGAATTGGTGTTTTGATAGCATTGTTTTTAGCTCGTACCCGGTATGAAAATCTAATTCAGTGGCATTGGGTAACATACGCTCTCACGAACATCAGCCTGATTGCCGTGATGATTATTGGCACTAGTGCTAAAGGGGCGCAGCGATGGATTACTATTGGTGACTTCAACGTGCAGCCTTCGGAATTTGCCAAAATCGGGATAATTATCACCTTAGCGGCGGTGTTACACAAGCGCACAGCTTCTACTCTCGAAAGTGTATTCCGCGCTTTAGCAATAACGGCTATTCCTTGGGCATTAATATTTTTGCAGCCAGATTTGGCAACATCCTTGGTATTTGGTGCCATCGTCTTAGGAATGCTCTACTGGGCAAATGCTCATCCTGGCTGGCTGATACTGATGATTTCGCCGATCATTTCCGCCATTCTTTTTAGTATAAGTTGGCCTTTGTCAGAGCCGATAGTTTTATTTAATACAATATCTTTCGGACTTTTAGGATTAGTTTGGGTAGTCGCTATGGGCATTTTGGGTTGGCAAACTCTCCCCTGGCGTAGATTTGGACTCAGTGGTATTGGTGCATCAGCTCTCAACCTCTTAGGTGGTGAATTAGGAGTTTTTGCCTGGAACCATATATTGAAAGACTATCAAAAAGACCGCCTGACTGTATTTCTTAAACCTGGATACGACATTCTCGGCGTGGGGTATCACCAACATCAATCTCGCATTGCTATAGGTGCTGGTGAAGTTTGGGGATGGGGTTTGTTCAAAGGCCCCATGACCCAATTAAATTTTGTACCCGAACAACATACAGACTTTATTTTCTCCGCCGTGGGTGAAGAATTTGGTTTTGTTGGTTGTTTAGTAGTATTGTTTATCTTCTGCTTGATTTGTTTTCGCCTATTGCGTATAGCTGAAACGGCTAAAGATAACTTTGGTTCCTTGTTAGCTATTGGTGTTTTGTCAATGATTGTGTTTCAGCTAATTATTAACGTGGGTATGACCGTTGGTTTAGCACCAGTAGCGGGAATTCCTCTACCTTGGATGAGTTACGGACGTTCAGCCATGCTGACCAATTTTATTGCTTTAGGCTTAGTAGAATCGGTAGCAAATTTTCGGCAACGACAGAAGTATTATTGA
- a CDS encoding mechanosensitive ion channel family protein yields MQQWIVPIAFILIGLLAGLIGEKVIFKKLKKFVTEQQIPGGEIIFQALHRLTFIWFLLAGFSGAIVYSSLNINDDLKSLLQKTITAIFLYSFTLFLARLTAGFVNLFIQRTEGVPASLISNLAKIAVLILGTLALLQTVGVEITPILTTLGVGGLAVGLALQDTLTNLFSGFYLIISQQVRTGDYVKLDDGYEGYVTDINWRNTTIKELKNNIIIVPNSRLASAIFTNYHLPGKVITLTMDVGVGYDSDLEQVERVTVEVAKDVMQEIAPELMEIEPNIRFHTFNDSSIDFKLYMRVNEYFDQRIARHLFIKKLHKRYQQEGIQIPFPIRDVYLQNNAAESSKIDLN; encoded by the coding sequence TTGCAGCAATGGATTGTACCAATAGCATTTATTCTTATCGGCTTGCTAGCTGGATTGATTGGGGAAAAAGTTATCTTCAAAAAATTGAAGAAATTTGTTACAGAGCAACAAATACCAGGAGGTGAAATAATATTTCAAGCCTTACACCGCCTGACCTTTATTTGGTTTTTGCTAGCAGGGTTTTCCGGTGCAATTGTTTATTCATCTCTTAATATCAATGATGATCTAAAAAGTCTCCTCCAAAAAACAATTACCGCCATATTTCTCTACTCATTCACCTTATTTCTGGCTAGATTGACTGCTGGTTTTGTAAATTTATTCATCCAGAGAACAGAAGGAGTACCCGCATCATTAATTTCTAACCTAGCGAAGATTGCTGTTTTAATTTTAGGAACACTTGCCCTTTTACAAACTGTAGGTGTGGAAATTACACCCATACTCACAACTTTAGGCGTTGGTGGTTTAGCTGTTGGTTTGGCGCTTCAAGATACACTAACAAATTTATTTTCTGGTTTTTATCTAATTATTTCCCAGCAAGTCAGAACTGGAGATTATGTAAAATTAGATGATGGATATGAAGGTTATGTCACAGATATTAATTGGCGAAATACAACTATTAAGGAACTTAAAAATAATATCATCATTGTGCCTAACTCTAGGCTGGCATCGGCGATTTTTACCAACTATCACCTTCCAGGTAAAGTAATTACTTTAACAATGGATGTGGGTGTCGGTTACGATAGTGATTTAGAACAAGTCGAAAGAGTGACTGTAGAAGTAGCCAAAGATGTTATGCAAGAAATTGCCCCAGAATTGATGGAAATAGAACCTAATATTAGATTTCATACTTTTAATGATTCTAGTATAGATTTTAAATTATATATGCGGGTAAATGAATATTTTGACCAGCGCATTGCTAGGCATTTATTTATTAAGAAATTGCATAAACGCTATCAACAAGAAGGAATCCAAATTCCCTTTCCTATCAGAGATGTTTATCTACAGAATAATGCAGCTGAAAGTTCAAAGATTGACTTAAATTAA
- a CDS encoding histone deacetylase, with amino-acid sequence MELPIIYHPDYIAPLPPGHRFPMSKFGQLYELLLAEGVAQTEQFYTPKRTPPQLIELVHTPEYVQAYCEGTLESKAQRRIGLPWSPALVNRTCVAVGGTILTAQMALSQGLACNTAGGTHHAFPSYGSGFCIFNDLAIACRVLQKLGLVQKVLIVDLDVHQGDGTAFIFQGDESVFTFSMHCEVNFPGTKQTSDLDVSLTVGMEDDVYLQTLAHYLPDLLAKIQPDLVLYDAGVDPHIGDRLGKLALSDTGIFRREMQVLSTCVAAGYPVACVIGGGYADDLKSLVWRHSLLHRAASQVYCQYGL; translated from the coding sequence ATGGAATTGCCAATTATTTACCACCCGGATTATATTGCACCACTGCCGCCAGGGCATCGCTTCCCGATGTCTAAGTTTGGACAACTCTATGAATTGCTTTTAGCTGAAGGTGTAGCGCAAACAGAACAATTTTACACACCAAAGCGCACACCCCCGCAGTTAATCGAGTTGGTTCATACTCCAGAGTACGTTCAAGCTTACTGTGAGGGAACACTAGAATCCAAAGCACAGCGTCGAATTGGCTTACCTTGGAGTCCAGCTTTGGTAAATCGTACCTGTGTAGCGGTTGGTGGTACAATACTTACTGCCCAGATGGCACTCAGTCAAGGTTTAGCTTGTAATACTGCTGGTGGTACTCATCATGCTTTTCCTAGTTATGGTTCTGGTTTTTGTATTTTCAACGATTTAGCGATCGCTTGTCGAGTGTTACAAAAATTGGGGCTTGTGCAGAAGGTTCTGATTGTGGATTTAGATGTGCATCAAGGAGATGGTACGGCTTTCATTTTTCAGGGAGATGAGAGTGTATTTACTTTTTCTATGCACTGTGAGGTGAATTTTCCCGGTACTAAACAAACCAGTGATTTGGATGTTTCCCTCACGGTGGGAATGGAGGATGATGTTTATTTGCAAACTCTGGCGCATTATTTACCAGATTTGTTAGCGAAAATCCAGCCTGATTTAGTATTATACGATGCGGGGGTAGATCCTCATATAGGCGATCGCTTGGGAAAGTTAGCTTTGAGTGATACGGGGATTTTTCGCCGGGAAATGCAGGTTTTAAGTACCTGTGTGGCTGCTGGTTACCCTGTGGCTTGTGTTATTGGTGGGGGGTACGCTGATGATTTGAAGTCTCTGGTTTGGCGACATTCTTTGCTGCATCGGGCGGCTAGTCAGGTTTATTGTCAGTATGGGTTATGA